The Spirosoma foliorum genome has a window encoding:
- a CDS encoding glycosyltransferase family 2 protein → MKVAGFSFIRNAVQFDYPIVEAITSVLPLCDEFVIAVGDSDDDTLGLIESIKSDKIRIIRTTWDDTAKAGGRVLALETDKALAAVSPDADWAFYIQGDEVLHEQSIPVVKQAMEQYLNDKSVDGLLFKYLHFYGSYSYVGDSRRWYRREIRVIRNTGNVVSYKDAQGFRTRANQKLKVKLIDAYIYHYGWVKPPETQKKRLRNANHFWNTSATIAQADASVDAFDYSQIDSLAHFTGTHPAVMQARVDRLNWPFTFDTSQKRYSARVRFLTFMEKLTGWRIGEYKNYKL, encoded by the coding sequence ATGAAAGTAGCTGGATTCAGTTTTATCCGCAATGCCGTTCAATTCGATTACCCTATTGTTGAGGCTATCACCTCGGTCCTGCCCTTATGCGATGAATTTGTGATTGCTGTTGGTGACTCAGACGACGATACACTTGGGTTGATTGAATCGATCAAGTCCGATAAGATTCGCATTATTCGAACAACCTGGGATGATACGGCCAAAGCCGGAGGGCGCGTGTTAGCTCTGGAAACCGACAAAGCGCTGGCAGCTGTTTCGCCGGATGCCGATTGGGCGTTTTACATCCAGGGCGATGAGGTATTGCATGAACAGTCGATTCCGGTTGTGAAGCAGGCTATGGAGCAGTACCTGAACGATAAGAGTGTAGATGGGCTATTGTTCAAATACCTGCATTTCTACGGTTCCTACAGCTACGTAGGCGACTCCCGTCGATGGTATCGGCGCGAAATACGCGTGATTCGAAATACTGGAAATGTGGTGTCGTACAAAGATGCCCAGGGATTTCGGACGCGCGCTAACCAGAAGCTGAAGGTGAAGTTGATTGACGCCTACATCTATCACTATGGTTGGGTAAAACCACCCGAAACGCAGAAAAAACGGCTACGCAATGCGAATCATTTCTGGAATACCAGCGCAACCATTGCTCAGGCCGATGCCAGTGTTGATGCCTTCGATTATAGTCAAATCGACTCACTTGCACATTTTACAGGGACGCACCCTGCCGTGATGCAAGCCCGCGTTGATCGCTTGAACTGGCCATTTACATTCGATACCAGCCAGAAACGCTACTCAGCCAGAGTCCGTTTTCTAACCTTCATGGAAAAACTCACCGGCTGGCGTATTGGTGAGTATAAGAATTATAAGTTGTAG
- a CDS encoding hydroxypyruvate isomerase family protein, which yields MKSSSRRTALKTLTGTVLTLPALTNSFASSMSQSEQAAPMLKGRINHAVCRWCYSKISLDDLCKSAKEMGIKGIDLTGPAEWPTLKKYGLTCSMAQGAGKGIPDGFNDPKFHDELVASYEAIFPKMKEAGLTQVICFSGNRRGMSNEQGLENCAVGLKRLMPSAEKYGITMIMELLNSKVDHKDYMCDHSAWGVELCKKVGSENFKLLYDIYHMQIMEGDIIRTIRENNKYFGHYHTGGNPGRNEIDETQELYYPAIMKAIVDTGFKGFVAQEFIPKRDPLTSLKESVAICDV from the coding sequence ATGAAATCATCCTCTCGCCGAACGGCCCTTAAAACATTAACAGGAACAGTGTTAACGCTGCCTGCCCTGACTAATTCCTTCGCCAGTTCCATGTCTCAATCTGAACAAGCAGCTCCCATGCTGAAAGGACGTATCAATCACGCGGTTTGCCGGTGGTGTTATAGTAAAATTTCGCTCGATGACTTATGCAAATCGGCTAAGGAAATGGGCATCAAAGGAATTGATTTAACGGGCCCCGCTGAATGGCCTACCCTAAAAAAATATGGCCTTACCTGTTCGATGGCACAGGGAGCCGGAAAAGGGATTCCAGATGGTTTCAACGATCCAAAATTCCACGACGAGCTGGTAGCCAGTTACGAAGCTATTTTTCCGAAAATGAAAGAAGCGGGTCTGACGCAAGTTATCTGTTTTTCGGGCAATCGCCGGGGTATGAGCAACGAGCAGGGATTAGAAAACTGCGCCGTTGGTTTGAAACGACTGATGCCAAGTGCTGAAAAGTACGGTATCACGATGATCATGGAACTGCTCAACAGTAAGGTTGATCATAAGGATTACATGTGCGATCACTCGGCCTGGGGCGTTGAGCTTTGCAAAAAAGTTGGTTCTGAGAATTTCAAACTGCTTTATGATATCTATCATATGCAGATCATGGAGGGCGATATCATTCGGACAATCCGTGAGAACAATAAGTACTTTGGCCATTACCACACAGGTGGTAATCCCGGTCGGAACGAAATCGATGAGACACAGGAACTCTATTATCCTGCTATCATGAAAGCTATTGTCGACACAGGTTTCAAAGGTTTTGTGGCGCAGGAGTTCATCCCCAAACGCGACCCATTAACCAGCCTGAAAGAATCGGTGGCTATATGTGACGTTTAG
- a CDS encoding 3-keto-disaccharide hydrolase, with amino-acid sequence MAKKGKWETLFDGKTLTGWHIYLKSGQPISEKWIVDDGAIHLTAGGAGDLVTDKEYGDFELEVEWKIAEGGNSGIIYHVHEDPKYRATYQTGPEMQVLDNERHPDAKQGRDNNRTAGALYDLQKPVNLGAAKPAGEWNKAKLIIKDGKAEQFLNGKKTAEYPTSGPEWDKMVSESKFKGWEGFGKYSTGHIALQDHGNKVWYRNIRIREL; translated from the coding sequence ATGGCCAAAAAAGGCAAGTGGGAGACTCTGTTTGATGGCAAAACGTTAACAGGTTGGCATATCTACTTAAAATCAGGACAGCCCATCTCCGAAAAATGGATTGTCGATGATGGGGCAATTCACTTAACGGCAGGTGGGGCTGGTGATTTAGTCACGGATAAGGAATATGGTGATTTCGAGCTGGAGGTAGAATGGAAAATTGCCGAAGGAGGCAACAGCGGCATTATTTACCACGTTCACGAAGATCCGAAATACCGGGCTACGTATCAGACCGGCCCCGAAATGCAGGTTCTTGATAATGAGCGCCATCCCGATGCCAAGCAAGGCCGCGATAATAACCGGACTGCCGGTGCTCTGTATGATTTACAAAAGCCTGTTAACCTCGGAGCCGCCAAACCGGCTGGTGAATGGAATAAAGCCAAGTTGATCATCAAAGATGGTAAGGCAGAGCAATTCCTGAACGGAAAGAAAACAGCTGAGTATCCAACCAGTGGTCCTGAATGGGACAAAATGGTGTCAGAAAGTAAATTTAAGGGATGGGAAGGCTTTGGTAAGTATTCGACAGGGCATATCGCTCTGCAAGACCACGGCAACAAAGTCTGGTATCGCAATATTCGAATTCGCGAATTATAA
- a CDS encoding penicillin acylase family protein: MPFSSQEATDLQKRAKGIEIVKDTYGVPHVYAKTDADAVFGLMYVQCEEFFDKVEASLISRLGRTAETEGESAIYRDLWSRMFIDSTQAIQLYKKTPDWLKKLCDAHAAGINYYLITHPAVKPKLLTRVEPWMILMNNVPAMGGSNVSEADFKAFYLKEANQNPTVSRSFTAEPPKNDGSNGWALAPSRTKSKKAMLFINPHAEYYGRIEIQVVSDEGLNSYGAPFLGQFNLFQGFNEFCGWMHPVSLSDAKDLYAEDVEKKKGKWMYRYNGVWKPVDSTVIDVRYKKGTGWATRKFVTYRTHHGPVVYATATRWITLKTFEPNIELLGMHWLKMKARNLKEFTAAINARAMVGSNVVYADKAGNIAYWHGNFVPRKNPLLDWKRPVDGTTSATEWQGTHELTEIPHYINPANGWLQNCNSTPLYGAGELSTEMLKLPAYMLPDGHTPRAVHAVRVLTPLKNATMDDVIAASYDTYLPSGERFIPSLIAAYQSITNDSLKTKLAQPIDILQKWDFKTDTNSVATTLTVHWLEKIIALDMARLPKPATTEEQYSLTNGAAVTTEFLSPMEQVTALAQVVTELEKEFGTWQVAWGTDNRFQRIAESDPSDDKLSWGVPATPGFMGSLNAYVSKKTAKTHKRYGITGNTFVAAVEFGDKLRAKTILTGGSSSDPASPHYTDQVNGYITGQYKEIYFYKDDVYKHAEKIYHPGDN, from the coding sequence ATGCCGTTTTCTAGTCAGGAAGCGACCGATTTACAAAAGCGGGCCAAGGGCATTGAGATTGTCAAAGATACCTATGGCGTTCCGCACGTATATGCAAAAACAGACGCCGATGCTGTATTTGGTCTTATGTACGTGCAATGCGAAGAGTTCTTCGATAAAGTAGAAGCGTCACTCATTAGCCGACTAGGGCGCACGGCTGAAACGGAAGGCGAATCCGCTATTTACCGCGATCTCTGGTCACGGATGTTCATTGACTCTACACAGGCTATTCAGTTGTACAAAAAAACGCCAGACTGGCTCAAGAAACTCTGCGACGCCCACGCTGCTGGAATTAATTATTATTTGATTACTCATCCGGCCGTAAAGCCCAAATTGCTTACTCGGGTAGAGCCTTGGATGATCCTGATGAATAACGTACCCGCGATGGGTGGAAGCAATGTCAGTGAAGCCGATTTTAAAGCCTTCTATCTGAAAGAAGCCAATCAGAACCCAACCGTCAGCCGCAGTTTTACCGCTGAACCACCCAAAAATGACGGGTCAAACGGCTGGGCGCTGGCTCCCTCCCGCACGAAGAGCAAGAAAGCGATGCTGTTCATCAATCCGCACGCCGAATACTACGGTCGAATTGAAATTCAAGTGGTTAGCGATGAGGGGCTTAATTCGTATGGTGCGCCTTTCCTGGGCCAGTTCAATCTTTTTCAGGGATTCAACGAATTCTGTGGCTGGATGCACCCCGTTTCGCTTTCGGACGCCAAAGATCTCTACGCCGAAGATGTCGAGAAGAAAAAAGGGAAATGGATGTATCGTTACAATGGCGTCTGGAAACCAGTGGATAGCACAGTTATTGACGTACGTTACAAGAAAGGAACGGGTTGGGCAACCAGGAAATTCGTTACGTATCGTACGCACCACGGACCGGTTGTATACGCCACCGCCACCCGCTGGATTACCTTGAAAACCTTCGAGCCCAACATCGAACTACTGGGTATGCACTGGCTGAAAATGAAGGCGCGTAACCTGAAAGAATTTACGGCGGCTATTAATGCCCGGGCTATGGTCGGCAGCAATGTGGTGTATGCCGATAAGGCCGGAAATATTGCTTACTGGCACGGTAATTTCGTACCCAGAAAAAACCCATTGCTCGATTGGAAACGACCGGTAGACGGAACTACATCGGCAACGGAATGGCAGGGAACCCATGAGTTAACGGAAATTCCACACTACATCAACCCGGCAAATGGTTGGTTACAGAACTGCAATTCAACCCCTTTGTATGGTGCTGGTGAGTTATCCACCGAAATGCTAAAGTTACCAGCTTACATGCTACCCGATGGCCACACCCCTCGCGCTGTCCACGCTGTACGTGTGTTAACGCCCCTGAAAAATGCGACGATGGACGATGTTATTGCCGCTTCGTACGATACGTATCTGCCCAGTGGAGAGCGGTTCATTCCCAGTCTGATTGCGGCATATCAATCCATAACGAATGACTCCCTTAAGACAAAATTGGCACAACCGATAGACATCTTACAGAAATGGGATTTCAAAACAGATACAAACTCGGTCGCTACGACGCTAACAGTACATTGGCTGGAAAAAATCATTGCACTGGACATGGCCCGTTTGCCCAAACCCGCTACTACCGAAGAACAATACTCGCTGACCAACGGAGCCGCCGTTACCACTGAATTCTTATCGCCAATGGAGCAGGTCACAGCGTTAGCTCAGGTCGTAACTGAACTCGAAAAAGAATTTGGCACCTGGCAGGTAGCCTGGGGAACAGACAACCGTTTTCAGCGGATTGCGGAAAGCGACCCCAGCGATGATAAACTTAGCTGGGGTGTTCCGGCAACGCCCGGTTTTATGGGTTCGCTGAATGCGTATGTAAGCAAAAAAACGGCCAAAACGCATAAACGATATGGCATCACTGGCAATACCTTCGTTGCTGCGGTTGAGTTTGGCGACAAGCTTCGGGCCAAGACAATTTTGACGGGAGGCTCCAGTTCTGATCCGGCATCGCCACACTATACTGATCAGGTAAATGGCTACATTACGGGCCAGTACAAGGAAATTTATTTCTACAAAGACGACGTTTATAAACACGCCGAGAAAATCTACCACCCCGGCGATAATTAA
- a CDS encoding RNA polymerase sigma factor: MTFFNESSLLNQISEGDEKAFGKLYDFYRPSIHRFVCKFLKSTDLSNDICQEVFMKLWEDRLATKDIHAFKPYLFTITRNHTFNFLKRAAVEDRIKTEVVRWHYTSTNDTEDAIIAKEYQQFLQDVLDTLPPQSCAVFTLCRQQGKSYDEAAQILGISSHAIKKHMVRSMKVIRFAVQKDIGIA, encoded by the coding sequence ATGACTTTTTTCAACGAAAGCAGTTTGCTTAATCAAATTTCTGAGGGTGATGAAAAGGCATTCGGCAAACTATATGACTTTTACCGACCTAGTATCCATCGTTTCGTCTGTAAATTTCTGAAATCAACGGATCTGTCGAATGACATTTGTCAGGAGGTATTCATGAAACTATGGGAGGACCGTTTAGCCACTAAGGATATCCATGCCTTTAAACCCTATTTGTTCACGATTACCCGAAACCATACGTTTAACTTCCTTAAGCGGGCTGCCGTAGAAGATCGGATAAAGACAGAAGTAGTAAGGTGGCATTATACCTCAACAAACGATACCGAAGACGCCATTATAGCCAAGGAATATCAGCAATTTCTTCAAGACGTTTTAGACACATTACCGCCCCAAAGCTGTGCCGTATTTACCCTATGTAGGCAACAGGGGAAAAGTTACGATGAGGCTGCCCAAATCTTAGGTATATCGAGCCATGCGATCAAAAAGCATATGGTTCGATCGATGAAAGTGATCCGATTTGCTGTTCAAAAAGATATAGGAATCGCCTGA